In Providencia rettgeri, the following proteins share a genomic window:
- a CDS encoding ADP-ribosylglycohydrolase family protein: MNKENRILGTFYGQALGDAMGMPSELWPRSRVKAHFGWIDRFLPGPKENSAACYFNTAEFTDDTSMALALADAIIECDGQVSPELIGHNILKWAEQFDAFNKNVLGPTSKIALKAIKQGTPISLLDNNGMTNGAAMRVSPLGCLLPTHSIDEFIDEITLASSPTHKSDVAIAGAVAIAWAISKAIDGEDWSQIRDQLPAIAKLAQEKHVTTFSPSIAARIELALYTVKNTIGTEQTMEQLYQLVGAGTSTIESVPAAIAMVELAETDPNRCAILCANLGGDTDTIGAMATAICGALHGIDAIDKQFKKQLDDVNQLDFTQYSQAFMALRTAREKAYENR; the protein is encoded by the coding sequence ATGAACAAAGAGAACCGTATTTTAGGCACGTTTTATGGCCAAGCCTTAGGTGATGCAATGGGAATGCCTTCTGAATTATGGCCTCGCTCTCGTGTTAAAGCACACTTTGGTTGGATAGACCGCTTCTTACCTGGACCAAAAGAAAATAGTGCAGCTTGTTACTTCAATACGGCAGAATTTACAGATGATACATCGATGGCACTCGCACTTGCGGACGCGATTATAGAGTGTGATGGCCAAGTGAGCCCTGAACTTATTGGTCACAATATTCTAAAATGGGCAGAGCAATTTGATGCCTTTAACAAAAATGTCCTAGGACCAACCTCTAAAATTGCCTTAAAAGCAATAAAGCAAGGGACTCCAATTTCTCTGCTAGACAATAATGGAATGACAAATGGTGCCGCAATGCGAGTTTCCCCACTCGGTTGTTTACTGCCAACTCATTCTATTGATGAATTTATTGATGAAATTACACTCGCCTCATCGCCAACGCATAAATCGGATGTGGCAATTGCTGGGGCGGTCGCTATCGCTTGGGCGATTTCTAAAGCGATAGATGGCGAAGATTGGTCACAAATTCGCGACCAGTTACCCGCTATTGCGAAGTTAGCACAAGAAAAGCACGTCACAACCTTTAGCCCATCAATAGCTGCACGTATTGAGCTTGCTTTATACACGGTGAAAAACACAATTGGCACCGAGCAAACAATGGAACAGCTTTATCAACTCGTTGGCGCTGGCACTAGCACTATTGAGTCAGTTCCTGCCGCCATTGCTATGGTTGAATTAGCGGAAACCGATCCCAACCGCTGTGCCATTCTGTGTGCTAATTTAGGGGGAGATACCGATACCATAGGGGCAATGGCCACCGCCATTTGTGGCGCATTGCATGGCATTGATGCCATCGACAAACAATTTAAAAAACAATTAGATGATGTGAATCAACTTGATTTTACACAGTATAGCCAAGCCTTTATGGCATTGAGAACTGCAAGAGAAAAAGCTTATGAAAACCGCTGA
- a CDS encoding cytochrome-c peroxidase — protein sequence MKKLTRITVAVIFLLLLGYFGLSGYVWYHDNQRRENNDIQTSKIAENNQVLKFFAEKGCDYCHTPSTDLPAYASFPIAKQLMEYDIQLGYKSFNLEAARAALIAGEPVPQSELNKIEWVMQNHTMPPTRYVALHWASSVSDEERDNLLNWIAKQREEHYASQDTAAEHRNEPIQPIPKSLDVDDAKVALGFRLYHDARLSGDSTISCAHCHALNAGGVDGRKTSIGVGGAVGPINAPTVFNSVFNVEQFWDGRAPDLQAQAGGPPLNPIEMASKSWDEIIEKLDKDPVLKQDFNAVYPEGFTGDTITDAIAEFEKTLITPDSPFDNWLRGDKTALTAQQLHGYQLFKENKCATCHGGVILGGRSFEPLGLKKDYEFGEITAQDIGRMNVTSDERDKLRQKVPTLRNVELTAPYFHRGDVATLDEAVKLMLRYQVGKELPQKDVDDIVAFLESLTGVYTPYMQQSGSQQ from the coding sequence ATGAAAAAACTTACTCGCATTACGGTCGCTGTCATATTTTTGCTTTTACTCGGTTATTTTGGGTTATCTGGATATGTGTGGTATCACGATAATCAACGAAGAGAAAATAATGACATTCAGACATCTAAAATTGCAGAAAATAATCAAGTCCTAAAATTCTTTGCTGAAAAAGGATGCGATTACTGTCACACGCCGTCAACTGATTTACCTGCCTACGCATCATTCCCCATTGCTAAACAACTGATGGAGTACGATATTCAGCTAGGTTATAAATCATTCAACCTCGAGGCCGCTCGCGCTGCACTCATCGCAGGAGAACCTGTACCGCAAAGTGAATTAAATAAAATTGAGTGGGTTATGCAGAACCACACCATGCCACCAACGCGTTATGTTGCACTGCATTGGGCCAGTAGCGTCAGTGATGAAGAACGTGATAACCTATTGAATTGGATAGCTAAACAGCGGGAAGAGCACTATGCCAGCCAAGATACCGCTGCTGAGCACCGCAACGAACCAATTCAACCAATTCCAAAATCACTGGATGTCGATGATGCAAAAGTCGCATTAGGTTTCCGTTTGTATCATGATGCGCGCCTGTCAGGGGATAGCACGATCTCTTGTGCACACTGCCACGCACTCAATGCAGGTGGTGTTGATGGCCGTAAAACGTCAATTGGGGTTGGTGGCGCCGTGGGTCCAATCAATGCGCCAACGGTGTTTAACTCCGTATTTAATGTCGAGCAATTTTGGGATGGTAGAGCGCCTGACTTACAAGCTCAAGCCGGTGGCCCACCATTAAACCCTATCGAAATGGCATCAAAATCATGGGATGAAATCATTGAAAAACTGGATAAAGACCCCGTCTTAAAACAAGATTTCAATGCCGTTTACCCAGAAGGGTTTACGGGTGACACCATCACTGATGCGATTGCCGAGTTCGAAAAAACCTTAATCACCCCGGACTCTCCGTTTGATAATTGGTTGAGAGGTGACAAAACGGCATTAACCGCGCAACAGCTCCATGGTTATCAGTTGTTTAAAGAGAACAAATGCGCAACCTGCCATGGGGGCGTGATCTTAGGTGGTCGTTCCTTCGAACCTCTGGGCTTGAAAAAAGACTATGAGTTCGGTGAAATCACTGCTCAAGATATTGGTCGCATGAATGTCACCTCTGATGAGCGTGATAAATTACGCCAAAAAGTGCCAACGTTACGTAATGTTGAGCTAACCGCACCATACTTCCACCGTGGAGATGTGGCTACCTTAGATGAAGCAGTGAAACTGATGCTGCGTTATCAAGTGGGTAAAGAACTGCCACAAAAAGATGTCGACGACATTGTCGCCTTTCTTGAAAGCTTAACGGGTGTGTATACACCGTATATGCAACAAAGTGGGTCACAACAGTAA
- a CDS encoding DMSO/selenate family reductase complex B subunit encodes MTTQYGFYIDSARCTGCKTCELACKDYKNLSPAVNFRRIYEYAGGDWQEDNGVWHQNVFSYYLSISCNHCEDPACVKVCPSGAMHKREDGFVVVDESVCIGCRYCHMACPYGAPQFDSEKGHMTKCDGCYERVAVGKKPICAESCPLRALDFGPIEELREKHGNLAEIAPLPEAHYTKPNIVIKPNANSRPVNDTTGHLANPREV; translated from the coding sequence ATGACAACACAATATGGTTTTTATATTGATTCTGCGCGCTGCACAGGATGTAAAACGTGTGAATTAGCGTGTAAGGATTACAAAAATTTATCTCCTGCGGTGAATTTTAGACGCATTTATGAATATGCAGGGGGAGATTGGCAAGAAGATAACGGCGTGTGGCATCAAAACGTATTTAGTTATTATTTGTCGATTTCATGTAACCACTGTGAAGACCCTGCTTGTGTCAAAGTGTGCCCAAGTGGCGCGATGCACAAACGTGAGGATGGCTTTGTCGTTGTGGATGAAAGCGTCTGTATTGGTTGCCGCTATTGCCATATGGCGTGCCCATACGGTGCGCCGCAATTTGATAGCGAAAAAGGGCATATGACCAAGTGCGATGGTTGCTATGAACGTGTTGCGGTTGGCAAAAAACCAATTTGTGCTGAGTCTTGCCCACTGCGTGCATTAGACTTTGGCCCTATTGAAGAGTTACGTGAAAAACATGGCAATTTGGCAGAGATTGCGCCATTACCTGAAGCGCACTATACCAAGCCTAATATTGTCATTAAACCCAATGCCAATAGTCGTCCTGTCAATGATACGACAGGCCATTTAGCCAATCCTCGGGAGGTATAA
- a CDS encoding PfkB family carbohydrate kinase, with the protein MKTAELIAHLPLQAEHRPVCLIGAAVIDVIADAYSLPYRGSDIELHQQSVNIGGCALNIAVALQRLGIQSLNALPIGQGVWADIIRNQLNKKGVSSVIETNKGDNGWCLALVEPDGERTFLSISGVENQWERHTLDDLPITSNTIIYLSGYQLAAKCGETLLSWLESLSDNVTLFIDFGPRIADLSKTQLLRLMALKPIISLNRQEVEHIVTLFPDIAHQGMDTEALANIWHSQFSVSVIVRVDKEGAFFQESCRSSGWVAPFKTTVVDTIGAGDSHAGGVIAALASGWALQDAVLLGNAVASYVVSHRGGDCAPSSEQLTAYLQQY; encoded by the coding sequence ATGAAAACCGCTGAACTTATTGCCCATCTTCCATTGCAAGCAGAGCATCGTCCTGTCTGCCTGATTGGCGCGGCCGTTATTGATGTGATTGCAGATGCGTATTCACTGCCTTATCGCGGAAGTGACATCGAATTGCACCAACAAAGTGTCAATATCGGTGGATGTGCTCTGAATATTGCTGTGGCCTTGCAACGCCTTGGTATCCAATCACTCAATGCATTACCTATTGGGCAAGGTGTGTGGGCAGATATCATCCGCAACCAACTCAATAAAAAAGGTGTGAGTTCAGTTATAGAAACGAATAAAGGTGATAATGGCTGGTGTTTAGCCTTAGTCGAACCCGATGGAGAAAGGACATTTCTTTCAATTAGCGGTGTGGAAAACCAGTGGGAACGCCATACATTAGATGATTTACCAATTACATCTAACACCATTATCTATCTTTCTGGTTACCAATTAGCAGCAAAATGTGGCGAAACTCTGCTTTCATGGCTGGAATCACTCTCCGATAACGTCACTTTATTTATTGATTTTGGCCCTCGGATCGCCGACCTTTCGAAAACACAATTATTACGATTGATGGCTTTAAAACCTATCATTTCATTGAACCGTCAAGAAGTCGAACATATCGTCACGCTGTTCCCTGATATCGCACACCAAGGAATGGATACAGAAGCATTAGCCAATATTTGGCATTCTCAATTTTCAGTTTCCGTGATTGTTAGAGTCGACAAAGAAGGCGCGTTCTTTCAAGAAAGTTGTCGTTCATCAGGCTGGGTGGCACCATTTAAAACTACCGTTGTCGATACCATTGGTGCAGGGGATAGCCATGCAGGAGGCGTGATTGCCGCATTGGCGTCCGGCTGGGCACTCCAAGATGCCGTATTACTTGGAAATGCTGTCGCATCCTATGTTGTTAGCCACCGCGGCGGAGATTGTGCGCCTTCGTCTGAGCAACTCACCGCGTATTTACAGCAATATTAA
- the dmsD gene encoding Tat proofreading chaperone DmsD: MQEAHFLEHVAVTGRVLGSLFYFSPENENNAEIIAILQEPTWHEEWPFALPSLAKISQLLQSSTQENEPLSEVWQRLFIGPYALPAPPWGSVWLDKEKIVFGDSTVELRQWMRAKGVEPVTTQKEPEDHFGLILMLAAWLAEQNRRADLEELLAWHLLPWSAHFLEVLIDSANSDFYRALAILAKETLDGYQQQLTLPVLEKSVHLRGNDTL; this comes from the coding sequence ATGCAAGAAGCGCACTTTCTTGAGCACGTGGCAGTGACAGGCCGGGTTCTGGGATCTTTATTTTATTTCTCACCAGAAAATGAAAACAATGCAGAGATTATTGCGATTTTACAAGAGCCAACTTGGCATGAAGAATGGCCATTTGCTTTACCTTCCTTAGCGAAAATTAGCCAACTTTTGCAATCCAGCACTCAGGAAAACGAACCACTCAGTGAAGTATGGCAGCGCTTGTTTATCGGGCCTTATGCTTTACCCGCGCCTCCTTGGGGGTCAGTCTGGCTAGACAAAGAAAAGATTGTTTTTGGTGATTCAACCGTTGAGCTGCGCCAATGGATGCGAGCCAAAGGTGTTGAACCCGTAACGACACAAAAAGAGCCAGAAGACCACTTTGGGCTGATCTTGATGTTAGCGGCTTGGCTCGCTGAGCAAAATCGTAGAGCGGATTTAGAAGAGTTACTCGCTTGGCATCTATTACCTTGGTCGGCACATTTTCTTGAAGTATTGATAGATTCGGCTAACAGCGATTTTTACCGTGCATTAGCAATATTGGCAAAAGAAACATTGGATGGATATCAACAACAGTTAACATTGCCTGTATTAGAGAAAAGCGTGCACCTCAGAGGAAATGATACCCTGTAG
- a CDS encoding DmsC/YnfH family molybdoenzyme membrane anchor subunit gives MGNGLHEWPLILFTVLGQSIAGGVIVTGLAWLSTDDKSQKQRIVNAMLALWVLMGLGFLASMMHMGSPMRAFNSMNRVFASSLSNEVLFGSIFFALGGLWWLLSAMKKMPTGLDKVWLIITMLMGLLFVWAMTRVYMISTVPTWNTPHTTIGFFMTLFVVGPILGTLLLRVAKFPFNSGKLALISVIAYIVTIASVLLQSGEIALIATSVQKAVDLVPDFGVLQVIRIVVTSLGLLLWILPIVRQNQPSVLSLLLGTVLVLVGEFIGRGLFYGLHMTVGMAVA, from the coding sequence ATGGGCAATGGATTACACGAATGGCCGCTCATTTTATTTACAGTATTAGGCCAAAGTATTGCAGGTGGCGTGATTGTGACTGGGCTTGCCTGGTTATCGACAGATGATAAATCACAAAAACAGCGCATTGTGAATGCAATGTTGGCGTTATGGGTGTTGATGGGGTTAGGTTTTCTCGCATCCATGATGCATATGGGTTCACCGATGCGTGCATTTAACTCGATGAACCGTGTGTTTGCGTCATCATTAAGTAACGAAGTGCTGTTTGGCTCCATTTTCTTTGCCTTGGGTGGCCTATGGTGGCTGTTATCTGCAATGAAAAAAATGCCAACAGGGTTGGACAAAGTGTGGTTAATCATCACCATGCTGATGGGGCTGTTATTTGTTTGGGCAATGACTCGAGTTTATATGATAAGCACGGTGCCAACATGGAATACGCCACATACCACCATCGGCTTCTTTATGACCCTGTTTGTTGTTGGGCCAATTTTAGGCACTCTACTATTACGAGTGGCTAAGTTTCCGTTTAATAGTGGTAAATTAGCCCTTATTAGTGTTATCGCTTATATCGTGACTATCGCGTCAGTTTTACTGCAAAGCGGAGAAATCGCGCTAATTGCCACTTCTGTACAAAAAGCCGTAGATTTAGTCCCTGATTTCGGTGTTTTACAAGTGATACGCATCGTGGTGACCAGTCTTGGGTTGCTGCTATGGATTTTGCCTATTGTACGACAAAATCAGCCTTCAGTTTTGAGTTTACTGCTAGGCACCGTATTGGTACTGGTTGGTGAATTTATTGGTCGTGGGCTATTCTATGGTTTACATATGACAGTCGGCATGGCTGTGGCTTAA
- a CDS encoding GntR family transcriptional regulator, with product MNDAHLSLIQQLCTRLAEIDNTPLYVKFAETVKFAVRTGVLHQGDMLPSERELGQQTGVSRITVRKALELLEQEGVIIRSQGYGTQISDKFEYSLKEAKGFSQQVVLLGKKPNTLWVNKSIVPCSQEVAESLALPINSDVFMLKRIRYVDEQPVSIEESYVPIGLIGDVDDIGLSLYDYFRSQNIYPTRTKSKVSARMPDEDFQTHIKLEKSVPVLVIKQVAFDHKNVPIEYSFNQCRSDMYVFVSEE from the coding sequence ATGAATGATGCGCATTTATCTTTGATCCAACAACTTTGTACCCGTCTTGCTGAAATAGACAATACACCTTTATATGTAAAATTTGCTGAAACGGTGAAATTTGCCGTGCGAACAGGGGTTTTACATCAAGGTGATATGCTGCCCAGTGAAAGGGAGTTAGGTCAACAAACAGGCGTGTCGCGTATTACCGTTCGAAAAGCGTTAGAGTTACTTGAGCAAGAAGGCGTTATCATTCGGTCACAAGGCTACGGTACCCAAATTAGTGATAAGTTTGAGTATTCGCTCAAAGAAGCTAAGGGTTTTTCACAACAAGTTGTTTTACTTGGAAAAAAACCAAACACACTTTGGGTCAATAAAAGTATCGTGCCTTGTTCACAGGAAGTCGCAGAGTCGCTAGCACTCCCCATCAATAGTGATGTGTTTATGTTAAAACGCATTCGTTATGTGGATGAGCAGCCTGTCTCTATTGAGGAATCATATGTTCCTATTGGGTTGATTGGTGACGTAGACGATATTGGTTTATCTTTGTACGATTATTTCCGCAGCCAAAATATTTATCCTACGCGAACAAAGAGCAAGGTAAGTGCTCGAATGCCAGATGAAGACTTTCAAACGCACATTAAATTGGAAAAGAGCGTGCCTGTTTTAGTGATTAAGCAGGTGGCTTTCGACCATAAAAATGTGCCCATTGAATACAGTTTTAATCAATGCCGCAGTGATATGTATGTGTTTGTATCTGAAGAATAA
- a CDS encoding DMSO/selenate family reductase complex A subunit: MSKALSEGILQSGISRRKLMQTSTVGGLALASGALSLPFNSIADTSETTSKTATPEEKIVWSACTVNCGSRCPLRMHIVDGEIKYVETDNTGDDVYGNKHQVKACLRGRSMRRRVYNPDRLKYPMLRVGARGEGKFKQISWEEAYDLISDNLKRIIADYGNEAVYLNYGTGTLGGTVARSWPPANSPIARLMNCMGGYLNHYGTYSTAQISCAMPYTYGSGAGNSVSDIENSKLVVLFGNNPAETRMSGGGITYQLEQARERSNARMIVIDPRYTDTAAGREDEWIPIRPGTDAALVAGLAHVLITENMVDQPFLDKYCVGYDEKTLPADAPKNSHYKAYILGQGDDGVEKTPQWAAQITGIPADKIIKLAREIGSAKPAYISQGWGPQRHSNGEQTARAIAMLPILTGNVGINGGNTGAREGNYDIPFERMPTLENPVKASISVFLWTDAIERGPEMTATHDGVRGKDKLDVPIKFIWNYASNSLINQHSDINKTHDILQDDKKCEMIVVIDNHMTASAKYADLVLPDCTASEQMDFCLDGAASNMGYVIFASQAIEPRFESKTVYEMCTQIARRMGVEEKFTEGRTQEEWLRHLYEISRQKLPELPDFETFQQQGIYKKMNPQGHVVAHKAFREDPIANPLNTPSGKIEIYSSQLADIAKTWTLAEGDLISALPMYSPGFESHDDQLTEKYPLQLSGFHYKSRVHSTYGNIDVLKAACLQEMWINPIDAKRRNIKDGDIVRIYNDRGEVQIAAKVTPRIIPGVVAMGEGAWYAPDENKVDHGGSLNVLTTLRPSPLAKGNPQHSNLVEVARV; encoded by the coding sequence ATGAGTAAAGCATTATCTGAGGGAATACTCCAATCGGGGATCAGCCGCAGGAAGCTAATGCAAACCAGTACCGTCGGGGGACTCGCACTTGCAAGTGGAGCGCTAAGTTTACCTTTTAACAGTATTGCTGATACCAGTGAAACTACATCCAAAACGGCCACGCCGGAAGAAAAAATAGTTTGGAGCGCATGTACCGTTAACTGTGGGAGTCGCTGCCCACTGCGTATGCATATTGTTGATGGTGAAATAAAATATGTCGAAACCGACAATACCGGTGATGATGTTTACGGTAATAAGCACCAAGTTAAAGCCTGTTTACGCGGGCGCTCAATGCGCCGTCGTGTCTATAACCCTGACCGCTTGAAATACCCGATGCTGCGCGTTGGGGCGCGGGGTGAAGGTAAATTCAAACAAATTAGTTGGGAAGAAGCCTACGATTTAATTAGCGACAATCTAAAACGGATTATTGCCGATTATGGTAATGAAGCCGTGTATTTGAACTATGGGACTGGCACATTAGGCGGTACCGTCGCACGTTCTTGGCCGCCAGCGAATTCCCCAATCGCCCGCTTGATGAACTGTATGGGCGGCTATTTAAATCATTATGGTACCTATAGTACAGCACAAATTAGCTGTGCGATGCCTTATACCTATGGTAGCGGGGCGGGGAATAGTGTTTCCGATATCGAAAACTCAAAATTAGTGGTGCTATTTGGGAATAACCCCGCAGAAACGCGTATGAGCGGTGGTGGCATTACTTACCAATTGGAACAAGCCCGTGAGCGCTCCAATGCACGAATGATCGTGATCGACCCACGTTATACTGACACCGCAGCGGGACGTGAAGATGAGTGGATCCCGATCCGCCCAGGAACAGATGCCGCATTAGTCGCGGGGCTCGCCCATGTGCTGATCACAGAAAATATGGTTGACCAACCTTTCTTAGATAAATACTGCGTGGGCTATGATGAAAAAACGCTTCCCGCTGATGCCCCGAAAAACAGCCACTACAAGGCGTATATTTTAGGCCAAGGGGATGATGGTGTCGAAAAAACGCCACAATGGGCTGCGCAAATCACCGGTATCCCTGCGGATAAAATTATTAAATTAGCGCGTGAAATCGGTTCCGCAAAACCAGCTTATATTAGCCAAGGTTGGGGGCCACAACGCCATTCGAACGGCGAGCAAACTGCGCGTGCGATTGCGATGTTACCGATTTTAACGGGTAATGTGGGTATCAATGGGGGAAATACGGGGGCTCGTGAAGGGAACTATGACATTCCATTTGAGCGGATGCCAACGTTAGAGAACCCAGTTAAAGCGAGTATTTCCGTATTCTTATGGACGGATGCTATTGAACGCGGCCCAGAAATGACCGCAACTCACGATGGGGTTAGAGGCAAAGATAAACTGGATGTGCCGATTAAGTTTATTTGGAACTACGCCAGTAACAGTTTAATCAATCAACACTCTGATATTAATAAAACGCATGACATTCTTCAGGATGATAAAAAATGCGAAATGATAGTGGTGATTGATAACCATATGACCGCCTCTGCGAAATATGCAGATTTAGTTCTGCCTGATTGCACTGCTTCTGAGCAAATGGATTTTTGCTTGGATGGTGCCGCCAGTAATATGGGGTATGTGATTTTCGCTAGCCAAGCCATTGAACCACGTTTTGAGAGCAAAACGGTGTATGAAATGTGTACACAAATTGCACGCCGTATGGGGGTTGAAGAGAAATTTACCGAAGGGCGAACTCAAGAAGAGTGGTTACGCCATTTGTATGAAATCTCACGACAAAAGTTACCTGAGCTACCTGATTTTGAGACATTCCAGCAGCAAGGGATTTACAAAAAAATGAACCCACAAGGGCATGTCGTGGCACACAAAGCTTTCCGCGAAGACCCAATTGCGAACCCATTAAATACCCCGTCAGGCAAGATTGAGATCTATTCATCACAATTAGCGGATATCGCGAAAACATGGACCCTCGCAGAGGGCGATTTGATATCAGCACTTCCAATGTATTCTCCAGGCTTTGAAAGCCATGATGATCAGCTCACCGAAAAATATCCACTGCAATTGAGTGGCTTCCACTATAAATCGCGCGTTCACTCCACCTACGGCAACATTGATGTGCTTAAGGCTGCTTGTTTACAAGAGATGTGGATCAACCCTATTGATGCAAAACGTCGCAATATTAAAGATGGCGACATAGTGCGTATATACAACGATAGAGGGGAAGTGCAGATCGCTGCCAAAGTGACCCCACGCATCATTCCTGGGGTTGTGGCCATGGGGGAAGGGGCTTGGTACGCGCCTGATGAAAACAAGGTGGACCATGGTGGAAGCCTAAACGTCCTGACGACTCTGCGCCCGTCACCGTTAGCGAAAGGTAATCCACAACACAGTAATTTAGTTGAAGTGGCAAGGGTATAG
- a CDS encoding nucleoside permease: MKKTTAKLSFMMFIEWFIWGAWFVPLWLFLNKSGFTPSQIAWSYACTAIAAIISPILVGSITDRFFAAQKVLAVLMFAGAVFMFFAAQQTEFSSFFPLLLAYALTYMPTIALTNSIAFSNVEDVERDYPRIRVMGTIGWIASGIACGFLPSMMGFGDISATNIPLLVTAASSALLGFFTYFLPDTPPKGTGKMSIKVMLGLDAIVLLRDRNFLVFFVCSFLFAMPLAFYYIFANGYLTEVGMKNATGWMTLGQFSEIFFMLALPFFTKRFGIKKVLLLGLITAAIRYAFFIYGDADHLFTYGLLFLGILLHGVSYDFYYVTAYIYVDKKTPVHMRTAAQGLITLCCQGFGSLLGYSLGGQMMENLFSYGEPVNGQTFNWAGMWGFGAAMIVVITIVFMLMFKESSRDIQEIDINKSGVKPTSN, from the coding sequence ATGAAAAAAACGACAGCAAAACTCTCATTCATGATGTTCATTGAATGGTTTATATGGGGAGCTTGGTTTGTTCCCTTATGGCTATTTTTGAATAAAAGTGGCTTTACCCCTTCTCAAATAGCATGGTCTTACGCCTGTACAGCCATTGCTGCAATTATCTCGCCCATCCTTGTAGGATCAATTACTGACCGATTTTTTGCTGCACAAAAAGTCCTGGCGGTACTGATGTTTGCAGGGGCAGTTTTTATGTTTTTCGCAGCTCAGCAAACTGAATTTTCTAGCTTTTTCCCTCTACTATTAGCGTATGCACTGACTTACATGCCAACCATTGCGCTCACCAATAGTATTGCTTTTTCCAATGTGGAAGATGTGGAACGTGATTACCCTCGTATTCGTGTAATGGGGACTATCGGCTGGATTGCATCGGGTATTGCATGTGGTTTTTTACCTTCCATGATGGGCTTTGGTGATATTTCCGCGACCAATATTCCACTCTTAGTGACAGCCGCTAGCTCGGCTTTACTGGGCTTTTTTACCTATTTCTTGCCAGACACCCCACCAAAAGGAACAGGCAAAATGAGTATTAAAGTCATGCTTGGATTGGATGCCATTGTACTGTTAAGAGACCGTAATTTCTTAGTATTTTTCGTGTGCTCATTCCTCTTCGCCATGCCTTTAGCCTTTTACTATATTTTTGCTAACGGCTACCTTACTGAAGTTGGGATGAAAAATGCCACGGGGTGGATGACCTTAGGGCAATTCTCCGAAATCTTTTTTATGCTTGCTTTGCCCTTCTTTACCAAACGTTTTGGTATCAAAAAGGTATTACTTCTTGGTTTAATCACTGCGGCTATCCGTTATGCTTTCTTTATCTATGGTGATGCAGACCACTTATTTACTTATGGATTACTCTTCCTCGGTATTTTATTACACGGAGTTAGCTACGATTTTTACTATGTCACTGCATATATTTATGTCGACAAAAAGACTCCTGTGCATATGCGAACAGCGGCTCAAGGCTTAATTACTCTTTGTTGCCAAGGCTTTGGAAGCTTACTGGGTTATAGCCTAGGTGGCCAAATGATGGAAAATCTTTTTTCTTACGGTGAACCAGTCAACGGCCAGACCTTTAACTGGGCCGGTATGTGGGGCTTCGGCGCAGCTATGATCGTCGTAATCACGATTGTTTTCATGTTGATGTTTAAAGAGTCGAGTCGTGATATTCAAGAAATTGATATTAATAAAAGTGGCGTAAAACCCACATCCAATTAG